Part of the Fundulus heteroclitus isolate FHET01 chromosome 20, MU-UCD_Fhet_4.1, whole genome shotgun sequence genome, CTGAACCAGGGGGCAAAGGTAGCTGTTGGCTCTTTACAGCAACCAAGatttaacttttaattatttattctttttcataTGCCTCTCAATAACGCTGACCGCTGCATTCAGTGTGACCTGCACAAGGAAGGTGACCACGAAAAATCCAAAGCAGAGCAGAAATTAGAAATAAAGAGCGAACACTTGGTATTTTTAGAGCCAGTTTACACCTGGCTGTTTCCTGCTGGGTGCATTTTGCTCTCTGTAAGGCCTCAACAAGATATAAATGTGCTAATGCCATGCATTGAACATTTGCTGCTTTGAATTTAAATCATAATCTAATAGAATTGATTGCACGCATTATTCTAATTTAAATCAGATGTAAGAGTGTTCTCATTAGCGATTTTCAATTTTTGCGGCAGGAAAGATTTGATAATTGATCATTtacaaaaaagacacatttcaatgattttttttgttgttgttgtaaatcACAATGattatagccccatttacactacccttttttgaccgatccatgccgagttcggaccgagcttggataAGTTAACCACGCCGAGCTTGGTTCTCCCGACCATTTACAGGTCACGCTAggacggttcctcgcctcctagtgacgatctacggtactgctgctctctaggattgaaggagggaaacaagtaaataaaaatggcataaattcaggaagttatgtttggttataaatgcgatatttcgttgtttgtggagagtcaggtgaagaaggcaacctttggtaaatttacctgacagagtcggcttttgggacgtggataagacaaacgaacgtctaatcagggcttacagatgcaagaaacaatgacagacgttgaggttcatcacactgctaagcagaatcatcactggaaatcatctggcacggtagggaagctagtatgtttatgaatgtctgaaatgtcacctgactgtaaggagatgacgcggtctgctcatgggctctttgttatcagagaaccgaaccagggaaaaaccgggccgagacCAACTATcaaactggtctagatttagtgtggttcggttgtgtctggcacggttcagttcagtttgagtttcatttacactcgatagttatctcagttaacgagctcggactggtctcagcacggttaaaaaaggttAGTGTTAATGGGGCTTATGTCTTTGTTACAATTTCCGTTGACTGCATAGGCAAAGAAACCCTAATTAGAATAATTTATTATTgagtgactttttaaaaaaaaacaaggatctACAACGAAGTCCCTTTTTCTTGCAACCAGCAGGGATGTGTATTTCTCTTCATCCGCAGTCCAAAAAGCACTTCAAATGACCTGTGAGCTAATAATCAGTGAAACTGACAAACATCAGTACGTTGCAAACCGTTTTTGGGGATTGAGAACAATTAAGCCCTATCGCATAGGTCCACAGAGGACCCAGTTAGGATATGGAATTGCAGCTAAATGCCATGATATGAACAAACTGCGTGCACAGAAACATGCAGCATCGCTCAGGATTCCTAACTTTAGGTTAAGATCTGGATCCTTTCAGAAGCTGCAACAGCTTCCAGCCACGCCTAGATCACTCACATAAGTGTTAGCCAAGGAGTGGAACAATAAGCGACCAATGTGGAACACACAAAACGAAcaagaaacaggaaaaagaaaagaaaacagctcaTGTTGCATGTTTGAACCCAGTATCACTTGGTATGTCACAACAAATGACTTagatcttagtttttttttcagtcctgtTGCATACACGTCTATTGATAGGAACCAGCATCGGAATGACTTTTACTTCAGTTGGGCGAATAGATAGATTTTACTCTTGAGTCATCCAGTCACTAATGAGGACGTAGAAAGACAACAAGCAGCCCTGGGAATGAGAGTTGAATGTAGGCTGCGAAGAAGGCGGGAAGCCGGAGCAAAACCGAGCCGGCAGTGTCCCGATAGGACGCGATCAATGTCGGCAGCCAAGCTCGGCTTTGAAGTGTCCTCGTTAATGAGGTTTTTGTTTCCCTCACCCCCCATCAAAGAGATCTGAAGAGAGTGGAATTTCCCTTTGAGTCTGAGGGAGGGTCGGTTACAACAACAGAAGAAATGTGGTTTCCCATGAGTCACGGGTAACAATCTGATACGGTTTCAAAACTATTATACATTTCAAATGAACGCAGGATAACCAGCTGGTCAGCACAGTCATTTATCAGTTCTGCTTCTTTCCCGAGCGTGGATAGACTTGTAAAAGTTCTTTTGAGAGCCAATCCCGGCTCGCTCCCGGTCCAGGTGAAGTACCGTCGGGCTGACCCAGGCGCAGAGCTACGgggctcaaaaaaaaaataataataaatccgAGCAGCAACATGAAacgttgcagtttttttttgttttttttacacaagccTTAGGATCTCTCACAACATGGTCCGATGGTGCTCTCCAGCGACATCTGAGACGAGTGGCGGATGAGTGGCGCCATCGTTGGATCCACCATTGAGGAGGTAGGGAACAGCTTGTACCAGCCAATCACCATCGTGCTGAggtccagctcctccagcaggATTCGCGCTACGCCCATGAAGCTTTTGCGGTCCATTCGTCCATAATTTCCCCAAACAATCACCTGAAGACGGAGGAGATAAACGGGGACATGAATTACTGGATGTTGTCATGCACCATAAGGTTTGCTGCTGCGGTCAGAAGAACCAACAATACATCTGTAAACATTTTGtaagttgaaaataaaaaactaaaaatatagtAATGCTACAGTTAGATGTACGGTATGTATTATATATCTTTTGTGAGCCaaactaagatttttttttttttacagaaaataaagtattGTAAAATGCAGTCACAGTTTCTCAAATGATGATAATTTGTCAAATAGATGGCTTGAAAAAGCTGACAGGTCAATTATAAAGAGTTGCTGCAAAATTCGTCATCATCCAGCAAGCCAAGGAACACAAAGGAATGAAGATTTTTGTAAATTTAAACATTCgcttatgattttattttttatatactcTTTATTTTGTCTAAATCGTTGTGTTCATTGTGTATTTGGATTATTTTGTTACTTATTGTTACATAGTTATAATCATTTATTCATTCCAtggatattatatatatatatatatatatatatatatatatatatatatatatatatatatatatatatatatatatatatatttggaattgtatttattttatttgcatgtaGGAAATGTTTTGGGGGAGGAGGCCTTCATCTTTCTCACAACAGGTTAGGTACAGCTGAGATTGACGGTTTATGTGAAGTATATAGtaaataaactgcatttatcTTGTGTCAGTTTTATAGCTTTACTTCCCACTTTTAAAATACTGCATTTTGCTTAACTTTTAAAAGATTCGCCCTTATGTATTAGCACAAAAATGCAAATCGGCATACACGTTACAGATCGGCACAAGCTACACGTCTCCTCATTGTGTGGTGAATGAGATTCTGGAAGCAAACTCACAAACTAGGGTTTGTGCTGCTTCCGCACAGAGACACGGGACGCCCAGTTAGACGATCGTATGcatcaaaataaaacccaagTACTGTAGATAGACATGCAAGCGTATAAGCATACCCCCAGaacatttcttttcttattCCAAGGCAGGCTGAGCAGTGCTTATTTGTGCATTTGGTGTCCTCCGTCCCCCGACATCCTGATAACATCTGGGCTCAACTCAGACAGCCACAGCGCTTGTCAGGCGGCGGACAAAATAATCAATATCTATCACCGCGTGCGTCTTCTCGTGTGGAGGTCCTGTGTCTCCCTGCATCACAGAATACCAAGTGTCTGCGACTGATTTCCATTGAGACTCAGGGTTCAGAACTGTGAGGAATGGTTCTCCTGTTGTTAAGCTTGGACGAACGTTCCTGCAGTCACAGAGAGTGTGAAATAGAAAAGATGGACTGCAGAACCACATGCATTTACTCGAGCTACCAGCCTAAGCCGTTGTGATGGAAGAAgttgcatttttaaaaggtattattttttttctgatatatCCTCTGGAGTGTGTGAGACTCCGACAGCTTTGGGAAGGAAAAAAGGTAAAGAAGGCTCTCATCGGGTCCAGGAATTATATTTGGTGAGCAAATCTGTGAGAAGACCTTCTAAACTTTTAGAAATTTGTTTCAACCACTTTTCTAAATGCTAAAATTACAGCATGCTAGTTTGCtacacacgttttttttttttattattattattatcatcagaaCTGACAAATAAAACTGCTTCTGTCACAGAGGCAATTAAAGCAGCTTTTTTAAACGGATTCTCCATGTAGTCTTAAGCAGATCTGCGATTTGCCAAATTGGGAAATGACAAATTGAAAAGTGCTGCTGATTTCAGCGATTTTCATTATCCGGTGTGAATGAGTTTGATGAAACTCGGAGGACAGTGGCACAGACAGCAGATAATTAAGAGGGAGGCGTTTAGCGGCTAATTACCGAGCGACAGGAGCGGGAGAGCAGCTggaggcagagctgcaggcctctCCGTCGAACACATCACTGATTCCCTCGCCTTGTTACTGAGCAAGCCCGACACAGACACTCAGGGTAAAACCCCGTGTTCTCACGGATATGCGCTTAACGAGCAGGGAGATATGATACAACATGAAAGTAAATGGATAATGgaatgagaaagaaagaaatgtcaCCGGAAAATACGATCAGCGTTGgatggaaataaaacataacaatgacaggaaaaaaaaaaaacgagaaaagATTAAGAAATCTGCAGATAAAAATGAGCAAAGGAGGAAAAGCTGAAGTGCAGACATATCCTGTGTGTCTGTTTGAGCctgtcttttattttctgttttttttttaaacctgtttaACAAATTAAGGGGGAAAAAGATCAGCTCACAGAACCCAGCGGCTCCTCAGGTCGCAATATTTTTGGGAAGAAATACAAGTTCTTGCTTTACGGTTCGTCTCTGCGTTACCTTCACACATCCTGAGCCTTTTAAGGCAGCATACCTTCAATATACGGTAAAAAatcaaatctgttgtttttactgaGAAACTTTGGCAGCTGTGGTTACCAGAATGCTTcagtgaaaaatacagtaaaaatgtaaagcagTTTACAGAACTACCTGTATATTTTACATGATAAAACTGTAGAATActagtaataattttatttttttaggatttttttctgcTACTAATGTAGTCATGGCTCTGTCATAATCATAATCTATGTAAGGTAATAATTAGGGCATGCTGGTAGGGCAGAGGGTTTATGAAGGCCTCAGTCCTTTGCTCACCAGACCCAGGTTCAATTCCAGCCAGCAGAATTGAACCCCCCACCCTCCCTCCAGTCAGCCTACATTCAATGAAAAAGGGCCACTAGTGGCACAAAAAATCCTAAAGAAATAGCTGTTAAATATGCATTTCAATCtcaaaaactcacacggaaagaaaaagacaattagaagaattttattgatacaattattTCAAGAATTTGACACTCAGACCTTGGCAGGAAACATTagcgctgaattatactttaatatgtataagcaggtgtatgagaatagagACGtttcccccaggcctgaaactggtggtggagtggagatagacgaAGTTGATTCAGTCCATAGACGCTGGTTGGCGAGACGATCTGCTTGAGCTGTATCGGTGAGGTCCAGTagactcagggacccagaaagatagatgtccagcttggataaacacaggtttgcatgaacctgtccatgatgagcaagcatgaggcgacagtggagaggacaaactcccctttgggaagaaacctctggcagaaccaggctcaacatggcggtcttctgccggaccgattgagatgtgacagggaatctgtaagagtccgggaggaattacactctgatagggacgaggttgaaggagcaccataGGAAGCCAGACAGAGCttggctacgatggtggagaagggggtGGTGTTGGGTTCAATCAGGGTACATCTGAGTCAAAATCAGATATTGCACAACCACTGCTTGCTCTTTGGCTGGGTAGCAGGCTGAGGCGTGGATTTGAAGAccctttaagatgaactctggatgctgattgggcttcgtgGAGGTGTGGTTCAAAGccgattggcttgcgtcggaggcggataaGCCTCTTATTGGATGAATGTAAGCAATTCAGTTTCTTTAGTTGAATTTCCGCCTAggcttcatttaaaaatgtaaagataacAAGCAGCCCACGGTTTTATCGTGTATAATATACGGGTGGTTCTGTAACCTAGCTCacatttttactgcattttctACTGAAACATTCTGGTAACCACAGCTGCCAAAGattttcagtaaaaacattttattaaacagtGTAGGACTGTAGTAAATTAAGATAAACAGTTGGAAGTTTGTGGAATGCTGAGTTTTGGCATTAAAATGCAGTAATTTTGGAATCACATGATGTTGCTTTTTTGCATGAGTTTGGGCTTTTGTCACgcaaaaaataatgttaaattgtaaaaaaaaaaaaaaaaaagtgttacgACGTTCTGTGTGGAGCATGAAACCCGGATGTCCGTGCATCAGGAAATTGACATccaagaagaaagcagcagtaGTTTGAACCTGCCTCAAAAACAAGTTCAAACTGTTAAACTATTGGTTCGTGTTTATCATGAGAGGTTTACTTCTGCTGCTTTGTCTGAGCATGCGACGTTAGGAGTGGTGCActcaaatttatttaaatgtcagaGGAATTAGTGGAAGCATAATTTCCTGAAACTTTGAGCATAGCATTAATTTCTTTCCCTGCCTAACTTAAACTGAGCTCCGCCAGGAATGCAGACAATGACTGCCGTTCCCTCTGACGCTGAACAGCAGGAATGAGGAACGCGTGAAGGCCTGCCACCAAACGCTCTCATTCAGTAGGAAAAGGGTTTTAAAATGACTCATCTACTttgaaaaacactgaaatggCCAAATAAAGTTTTTCTATATCGGTCCTATCAAGATTTGTAGGTTTCCTTGCTCTGAAAATAGATGGAATAGGCAGATGTGGTGTTTTACTTAATATATTTTGTGACAGTAATGAATGAGGCATATGTTTTTGTATGAATatcttaacattttttttaattaaatggaaTAAATGCAGTGGTCATTAATAtgtgttctaaaaaaaaaaaggttatgtcATATTCTCTTTTTCTATTTCACCGTGACCTTTGTAACAATACGtggaaaaactaaacatttaatgtTCCTCTTTGATTTGCTTCTAGTGAAGTGTTAACTATTAAATATCAGCATCCTGACACAATCAAGAGTATTGCATGTTGGATTCTtagattctaaaaaaaaatctggtagTTTTGTTTATagtgattaaaataaaagttaaacttCAATTCATATTTCCATGTTTTCATTTAGAGTGAGATGTTCCAATTCCATATGTTGTTTTTAAGTTAGTTAGATATACacgtgctggtcatataattagaatatcatgaaatagttgattttttttcagtaattccatttaACAAGTCAAACTTGAATgttatattaattaattatgcacaatatatttcaagtgtttatttcttttaattttgatgaatataactgacaactaatgaaaagaCACCCGGTGCCTTgttaatcagctaattaactcaaaacacctgcaaatgCCTTTAAATTGtctctcagtctagttctgtaggcgaTACAATCATatgaagactgctgactggacagttgtccaaaagacgaCCGATTTTCTAAGATACTGAATTTgtggttttcattagttgtcagttataatcatctaaattaaaataaataaacacatgaaatacatcagtctgtgtgtaatgaatgaatataatatccgagtttaactttttgaatggaattactgaaaaaataaatacttttaaatgATACTCGAATTATATAGCCATCACCTGTACTTATGCTCCTCTCTTTTGCTCTTATGTCTTGCTGTTGTTTCTTACCTGCACCACTTTCCCCTGTGGACTTTCAGAAAAGACCAGGACCTGATTGTAGAGAGGATCCAGAGACTTCCTCACCGCTTTGGTCTTTTTCTTGGCCACACAGACCCCGTTCTCCAGGAGATAAACTTTGATGTATGCCGCTGAAACAGGAgtaaacagaaaagtaaaatttgaGCAATAactgtgttgtttgttttttggagaCAATTTGCAGACAATGTATGAACTTTAACAAGTGTAATTATTTACAACTAGTTTGTTCATAATACGGGACTGGATGTAATCCATGTTGTTGTCCCTCAAGGAAATTCTGAAAAATTTTAGTGActcaaaaaggggaaaaagggACAATCctaagctgtttttttgtttagtttttttggaagGGTACATAGAAAGAGTATGATTTagccaaaataataatacatgaacaaactgaaaGATTAGGGGTAGAACAAATTCTGAAaatttttgcaaaaatattacaaatttaaaaaaattgcttaTACATCAGTGATGCTAGTAAAACATActaaattcaaaatattttcaagtAGGGGGTAAGGTAGAAATAAATTGGAAAATTAactgatttctttctttttagatGTTTACTGGACAATAACTGTTGTAATATCAGAAATTCGGAATCAGGTTTGAAATGTAAGAAGAGGAAAGAGCATAAAGGGTTTGTGTAATCAAAAGAAGTGCTCATACAGATTAAAATAACCATATAACACTGCCTACTAAAGTAAAACAGCACACACAACTATCAGgagcagaaagtttggtgcctaaGTTGCACACGAAGCTCTTGGGAAGTCTCTTGGGTGAAAAGCCTCTGTGAGTCATTCTGTTCCTGCTTAGCGCATTTAGCTCTGCCTGCTCTGTGTGCACACTCCCTAAACTGTGAAAAATTGTTTCCCCCCTTTCAGCCTGCCCTGCAGGCTGCTGCGTGCACAGCTGGGGCGGCGTGCCggcttttgatttatttgtgcAGAATCGTCCTTGTCCTAAATAAGGTAGAAGTAAAAGTCAAGCACTTTAGTTAATGTAAAACACACTCGACTGAGCTTCTAATACGTGTCCTGTAAATCCTTGGGGGAAAGCAGGTTAGATTTGTCTGATCCAGGACTCGTGCTAACATACCTGGAGGTCCTTTTGAACCCGGTTTCATGGTGAGTCCTCTGGCTTGGACAACTTCCACTTCTAGACCCCCGTTTCTCTCTGTCAGGCCGATTTCTACATCAcctaaatggataaaaacagaaattatgttattattttcattattattattattgaatatgTCTCCTGATAGACCATGAGGTCAGTTAAAAACCTAGGATTTGaatttgaaatgtgaaataagaaaaatgcaaacacaGAAACCTCGTCTGTTCTCTAATCGGACGGCGCTTTAGCTCAGTTCGACCCGTTTAATGAAAGCTCCTTCACTTCCGATTCAAccttgcagctttttttttgttgcttttttttttgctttgtgatAAAATAATTGTTAC contains:
- the rims4 gene encoding regulating synaptic membrane exocytosis protein 4, whose product is MERSQSRISLSASFEALAIYFPCMNSFDEDDGVDTDGRKLKGGIQRSTETGLAVEMPSRTVRQASHESIEDSMNSYGSEGNLNYSGMCLASDAQFSDFLDGMGPAQFVGRQTLAMTSMGDVEIGLTERNGGLEVEVVQARGLTMKPGSKGPPAAYIKVYLLENGVCVAKKKTKAVRKSLDPLYNQVLVFSESPQGKVVQVIVWGNYGRMDRKSFMGVARILLEELDLSTMVIGWYKLFPTSSMVDPTMAPLIRHSSQMSLESTIGPCCERS